Proteins found in one Fusarium oxysporum Fo47 chromosome V, complete sequence genomic segment:
- a CDS encoding uncharacterized protein (expressed protein) — protein sequence MLFKRLENPCCILGLGKYIGPFESSQAVVATKKAHGASSTTAEEHVLQGKAERNGASIQVVGITALWRLECHHGNPRRWFGHSRRAEGQRAIFTRQPVIGQPKANCSREAQDEFHIRY from the coding sequence ATGTTGTTCAAACGTCTGGAGAATCCTTGCTGCATTCTAGGACTAGGGAAATACATAGGTCCATTTGAATCGTCCCAGGCTGTTGTGGCAACCAAAAAGGCCCATGGTGCTTCTTCAACTACTGCAGAAGAACATGTCCTGCAGGGCAAAGCGGAACGGAACGGAGCGTCCATCCAAGTTGTAGGAATCACTGCATTGTGGCGCCTGGAGTGCCATCATGGGAACCCACGGAGGTGGTTCGGCCATAGTAGAAGGGCAGAAGGACAAAGAGCCATCTTCACAAGGCAGCCTGTTATAGGTCAGCCAAAAGCTAACTGTTCACGAGAAGCACAAGACGAATTCCATATTAGATACG
- a CDS encoding tryptophan RNA-binding attenuator protein-like domain-containing protein translates to MASQQHYYPPPPGATQSSPAPQPQQQQHQYALPPTSPPANRTQFYPPPPQPQPQPGQAVNYPPPPQHTPSPQVPHQPTPIHYPAPPQAQQQTPSPQAKHHSHSSSQGYYPPPPTSAPAYQQHFQHNLPQATPPPPQNQYHAPGQQSNLAMRPGPTPPVATPPAATPQSTQQNFEPPPPVSSLDENQYPIEKPKQEPEQQPGTAVAMTVSGAPEAGQFAGAVATSDDVGTFNGGSYRISHRDTNTILTIQLAMGCPMTGKPGAMIAMSPSVTLKGQIKFSMKKMITGGDMSSSTYIGPGEVLLAPHSLGDITTLRLTGKEAWSVGHDAFLACTQGVIKDFKRQGLGKAMFSGEGLWVYKISGVGLLWVSSFGAIIHKTLVEGEKYIVDNGHLIAWNCKYVMERVASGGIISGIASAEGLVCKFTGPGTVYMQTRNSRAFAAFMGGQQYQG, encoded by the exons ATGGCGAGCCAGCAGCATTACTACCCTC CTCCGCCCGGCGCGACACAGAGCTCACCAG CTCCTCAACcgcagcaacagcaacatcaatATGCGCTGCCACCGACCTCTCCTCCGGCTAATCGCACACAATTctatcctcctccacctcagcctcaacctcagcctgGACAGGCTGTGAActaccctcctcctcctcaacataCACCATCTCCCCAAGTTCCCCACCAGCCGACGCCGATTCACTATCCGGCTCCTCCCcaggctcagcagcagaCTCCCTCTCCACAAGCCAAGCATCACTCTCATAGTTCCTCTCAGGGCTactatcctcctcctccaacTTCGGCACCAGCGTATCAACAGCACTTTCAGCACAACCTGCCTCAGGCAACACCTCCACCCCCGCAGAATCAGTATCATGCGCCGGGCCAACAGAGCAATTTGGCCATGAGGCCTGGGCCAACTCCTCCAGTAGCGACTCCTCCAGCAGCGACTCCCCAGTCTACTCAGCAGAACTTTGAACCGCCCCCGCCAGTATCCTCTTTGGATGAGAACCAATATCCCATTGAGAAGCCCAAGCAGGAGCCGGAACAGCAGCCTGGAACAGCAGTTGCAATGACTGTGTCTGGGGCGCCTGAGGCAGGTCAATTCGCTGGGGCAGTGGCCACATCTGATGACGTTGGAACATTCAATGGTGGCAGCTACCGTATTAGTCACCGCGATACCAACACAATTCTCACTATCCAGCTCGCAATGGGCTGCCCCATGACTGGCAAGCCAGGTGCAATGATCGCCATGTCTCCCTCAGTTACTCTGAAAGGCCAAATCAAGTTCagcatgaagaagatgatcaCCGGAGGTGACATGTCAAGTTCGACATATATTGGTCCAGGAGAGGTTCTTCTTGCGCCCCACAGCCTTGGTGATATCACTACCCTTCGCCTCACAGGCAAGGAAGCCTGGTCCGTAGGCCACGATGCATTTTTAGCTTGTACCCAGGGTGTTATAAAAGACTTCAAGAGACAGGGATTGGGCAAGGCTATGTTCAGTGGCGAGGGTCTCTGGGTTTATAAGATCAGTGGTGTAGGGTTGTTGTGGGTTTCGAGTTTCGGTGCCATCATTCATAAAACA CTTGTCGAGGGGGAGAAGTACATCGTGGATAATGGACATCTGATAGCCTGGAACTGCAAGTACGTAATGGAGCGTGTTGCCTCTGGAGGTATCATCTCAGGCATTGCTTCCGCAGAGGGTTTGGTTTGTAAATTCACTGGTCCTGGAACGGTCTACATGCAAACCCGGAACTCG AGGGCGTTTGCTGCTTTCATGGGTGGGCAGCAGTATCAGGGATAA
- a CDS encoding uncharacterized protein (expressed protein), with translation MCDWEEFLFACNHSTLRLKSYCHFARNDPNHQCFGVKVLRKSWRQCVPCDNCAITCRASESQTQHNYNQEQSLQRHGG, from the coding sequence ATGTGCGATTGGGAAGAGTTTCTCTTCGCATGCAATCACTCGACCCTCCGCCTCAAGTCATACTGCCACTTTGCTCGCAACGACCCTAATCATCAATGTTTTGGCGTCAAGGTCCTTCGCAAGTCATGGAGACAATGCGTTCCTTGTGACAACTGTGCTATCACTTGCCGGGCAAGTGAATCTCAGACACAGCATAACTACAATCAGGAACAGTCTTTGCAAAGACATGGCGGATAA
- a CDS encoding cytochrome b5-like heme/steroid binding domain-containing protein produces the protein MAGKFEPKVPVNLDPPKDDIISREELAKANGADGNKCYVAIKGKVYDVTGNKAYLPGASYNVFAGKDASRALGKTSTKPEDARPEWQDLDEKEKGVLNDWITFFSKRYNVVGVVEGATNLD, from the exons ATGGCTGGAAAGTTTGAACCTAAGGTTCCTGTGAACCTCGATCCCCCAAAGGACGACATCATCTCTCGAGAAGAGCTCGCTAAAGCCAACG GTGCGGATGGAAACAAGTGTTACGTAGCCATCAAG GGCAAGGTTTACGACGTTACCGGAAACAAGGCCTACCTTCCTGGAGCTTCCTACAACG TCTTTGCCGGTAAGGATGCCTCGAGAGCTCTCGGCAAGACTTCGACCAAGCCAGAGGACGCACGACCAGAGTGGCAGGATttggatgagaaggaaaaaggCGTATTGAATGACTGGATCACTTTCTTTTCAAAGCGGTACAACgtcgttggtgttgttgaaggtGCTACGAACTTGGACTGA
- a CDS encoding Cut8 six-helix bundle-domain-containing protein, translating into MNVLLSPQPPVFPHQHENPRLSPQRSLPPFHSMASRKRKADEDGDETMSPRSSPTISARPLARPSKKVRSNEVIGRPLALPRLLETLDTSQLRTVLERICETHPDIGHEVVSQAPRPSVPSALQVLQGYEAKLKDAIPYGETSPEYTYYRIKEPLVALIDALSDFTPQFLPPNENQPTKSLEFLDEATNIIHRLPNWEPQTYRHHKETAYEEISKAWALVINEAGKRAGGFNLHTGGWDQILSRHNEQSGDRLASAINAMSTSVGWIGANANPGAGGPSDPNSILNQLMSGTYGAPVRVGPW; encoded by the exons ATGAACGTTCTGCTCTCGCCTCAGCCTCCTGTCTTCCCTCATCAACACGAAAACCCTCGTCTCTCCCCTCAGCGATCCC TGCCTCCCTTTCACAGTATGGCCTCTCGAAAGCGGAAAGCTGAcgaggatggtgatgagacCATGTCACCCAGGAGTTCTCCTACCATCTCTGCTCGACCTCTAGCTCGACCATCGAAGAAAGTTCGATCCAACGAAGTCATCGGTCGACCTCTTGCACTTCCACGACTTCTCGAGACTCTTGATACTTCTCAACTAAGAACCGTCCTTGAGCGCATATGCGAAACCCATCCCGATATTGGTCATGAGGTTGTCTCACAAGCTCCTCGACCTTCAGTTCCGTCCGCCCTGCAAGTTTTGCAAGGTTACGAGGCCAAGTTGAAGGATGCTATTCCATACGGCGAAACTAGCCCGGAATACACCTACTATCGAATTAAAGAGCCGCTGGTTGCTTTGATTGACGCACTGTCTGACTTCACCCCTCAATTCCTCCCACCAAATGAAAACCAGCCTACCAAATCACTTGAATTCTTGGACGAGGCCACAAACATTATTCATAGACTTCCCAATTGGGAGCCGCAGACATACCGACACCATAAGGAAACTGCGTATGAGGAAATATCGAAGGCATGGGCACTCGTTATCAACGAGGCTGGCAAGAGGGCTGGTGGTTTTAATTTACATACTGGAGGATGGGACCAAATTTTGTCTCGACACAATGAACAATCCGGTGATCGTCTTGCCTCAGCAATCAACGCCATGTCCACGAGTGTTGGATGGATAGGCGCCAATGCAAACCCAGGAGCTGGAGGGCCCTCTGACCCTAATTCTATTCTCAACCAGCTCATGTCTGGTACCTATGGAGCTCCCGTTAGAGTTGGGCCCTGGTAG